In Primulina huaijiensis isolate GDHJ02 chromosome 4, ASM1229523v2, whole genome shotgun sequence, a genomic segment contains:
- the LOC140975649 gene encoding uncharacterized protein isoform X3 yields MATPSHELAVKSLNNSSGRRRFVFKTFLQRIEQIDIDVYRSLDPLKAEPSVGSSFFLDCLVEYRELNTAEDFISFYEEMLPLVQTLPQIILHKELIITSLLSRLQLKGRLSLEPILRLIAALSRDLLEDFIPFLQRIANSIESLLQTGADRDPEIIEQIFRSWSCIMMHSQKYLADNADHVLRITAKLRYYPKEYVREFMAESVSFLLRKTPIQKLKTDISKVMAEIIEEPSETRKSGVGALLSHVMRITSSRLHSRAEKLLPLLVDYLFIQIGNSRDDGFSIAVEVLCLAFQRLYTELDPLESTIVWEFFVRKITDCATENPSHLSCLLTILISMAQSDNLGKISDYRSILQLVNLLLHKAVMPYHTTDTVELQSDVIDQVLNLMLCVLNALSKSKNMSALSGVALQWEPIFKLRSRSLLNFLNNLLHEPSIFHVFGTNILSSFNNLIEIFEEEAVYLMVIFCEKIGGESYNLFRRNSMENLSRIHVFFYETLKYWIGNINEAVKGNSISIPVQQSRLAVLWGVIGCYSYFADAQASLSILMDLIDSLDEVLMAEYSIQEATWQTLIGAALKAYHKFACSRNIAHGEASLTRFLDLAKRYKLSPQILAVVADTFDSVLGFESREDGKSEFYLPECISGNGLDALNLFAQNLCHADKQIRLSTLRILCHFELFHDDLSAKEFPVKKRRGDDSVACHLKDPYIDVLNLLRSIENTPLSIATSRQVILLLSKIQLSLSARSVPEQYLPAVLSGIVGIFYNRFSYVWNPASECLAVLIGQYYRMLWDKYVMHLDHCQSVFLTSRDLCGQGDDDCNKDCGLVGHFKSKISILFDSTPPATVLSLLIQSLHKVPSAVESDSRLIINLFLKFLGYNIDELTRVEFYALDLKGKEWKSVLQEWLSLFRLLRNPKALYQSIFFKDVLQYRLLEENDADIQMKVLDCLLTWKDDFLLPYSQNLKNLINAKYLREELTRWSLSSKSIGGIDVQHRTYIVPIVIRILIPKVRSLKMLACQKSGVSYRRAVLGFLAQLDVAELPLFFWLLIKPLLSIHQGEYEMSKSFWSLSGSTRDEFYISNVMKHFTSDSISTLSWKKKFGFLHVVEEILEVFDVPHLNPFLDLLAHCVVQILASCTSTLGPAKSSGFVSVHDSCSFEADTAENNEVEGRIMARTAVKHLKDLRSLCLKIIYRFLSKYEDHDFESAFWDLFSTSVKPLIANFAQEGASSKNPSSLFYCFLAMSKSNKLVPLLHENGNLVPDIFSMLTLPSASETILSCVFKFIMNLLELDSGPDSEDNCVKRILLPHLDLLIQSLQRFFTNANITKRKLAQFLGKREFTIFSLISKYVKEPSVAETFLDILLPLLTKKHQDFDTCIDVLKIVQQVVKVLESGSSKKILHSITPLLISSGLVVRIAICDVLDAIAVKDSSVLTLARILHELNASSEMEIGGLDYDKVICAYDKITVDFFYTIQEEHALVILAHSIQDMSSEELILRQSAFRLLVNFIEFSGKILNGSLNSNEVWSVAGIQHLANNFILKHMGNAMGKEGAAQKVWIDLLREMVLKLPEVASLDSYRALCSDDAEQDFFNNIVHLQKHRRAKALSRFRNIFVSGKLSEVITNKVLIPLFFGILLNLRDGKDEHIRNACLDALASISSSMKWNQYYALLIRCFRYIQLKPDKKNPLLRLVSSILDHFHFSEMPWVHDSKVAICDTLDPYAVNMTSSSLLNCSGSTQLPVIQMSLHKNLLPKIQKFLTSDSDKVNVTISLVVLKLLKLLPVETMELQLPSIIHRIANFLKNRLESVRDEARSALAACLKELGLEYLQFIIQVLKGTLKRGYELHVLGYTLNFMLSKFLMHPICGKLDYCLEDLLSVIENDILGDVSEEKEVEKIASRMKETRKQKSYETLKLIAQSITFKTHALKLLSPFTIHLNKQLTQKVKSKLENILSNIAAGIQCNPSVDQTDFFVFTYGLIEDCIKDEGDEHESNKVDKNDDGIRAYHSERVVSIERRHSHLIAAFALGLLQNYMKNLKLDKEDEKLLSLLDPFVSLLGQCLSSKHENVTTTAVRCLSPLVRLPLPSLQSHADDIKNSLLVIVQGSINASSPLSESCIKLLTTLLRSTRITLSAGQLYMLTQFPLFVDLAKNPTIFALSLLKAIVHRKLVVPEIYDVVQIVAELMVQSQHEHIRKKCGQIFLHFLLDYNISEKRKQQHLDFLLGNLSYIHPNGREAVLEMLHAIIKKFPQERVDEQSETFFVRLVFSLASDKDSKVRSMTAAAIKCLIGRVSSLGSILDFSKSWYLGDKQNLWGAAAQALGLLLEVMGEGFKENIGCVLPVTRSILQSALSALAHGEHNMSDEPVAPFWKEAYYSLVLFDKILHQFHDLCLDGDLEDMWEIICQFLLHPHLWLRNISNRILSLYFTVIDARTKNHKMPMEMFFLMKPSRLFLVAASFCSQLMAPLADDAACTTIMQNLVFSICHLHSILGKNACMDASKFWSSLENSAQDQFHKAFTILDPLKGRRILFSFTSDVYVQRDQNQHPFISYLLQKLGKLSFQMEAAQMKTVFNCFKTISPELLGYYGKDSFIAYDDSASYAYQMLLPVYKVCEGCTGKVVSDDLKQLAHEVRECIRVIMGNHFIQVYNLVRKNLKGKRDKRKQDEKIMAVVNPERNAKRKLRIAAKHRNNKRRKIMSMKMGRWMH; encoded by the exons ATGGCCACACCTTCACATGAATTGGCTGTAAAATCTCTCAACAATTCCAGTGGTCGCCGCCGATTTGTT TTCAAGACTTTTTTACAAAGAATAGAACAAATCGATATAGATGTTTACAGAAGTCTAGACCCGTTAAAAGCTGAACCATCTGTAGGTTCATCGTTTTTCCTTGACTGCCTCGTGGAGTACCGG GAACTGAACACTGCTGaagattttatatcattttatgaGGAAATGTTGCCCTTGGTACAAACGCTGCCACAAATTATCTTGCACAAGGAACTGATAATCACAAGTCTTCTTTCTAGATTGCAATTGAAAGGAAGGCTCTCGCTCGAACCAATACTGCG gtTGATTGCTGCTCTATCCAGAGATCTGCTGGAGGATTTCATACC CTTTCTCCAAAGAATTGCTAACTCAATTGAAAGTCTTCTTCAGACTGGTGCTGATAGGGATCCAGAGATAATTGAGCAG ATATTCAGATCTTGGTCGTGTATTATGATGCACTCGCAGAAATATCTTGCAGACAATGCTGACCATGTTCTGAG AATTACTGCAAAATTAAGATACTACCCTAAAGAATATGTTCGAGAGTTTATGGCCGAATCAGTATCATTTTTGTTAAGGAAAACACCAATCCAGAAGCTAAAAACAG ATATTAGTAAAGTCATGGCCGAAATTATTGAGGAACCATCAGAAACAAGAAAATCTGGTGTTGGTGCATTACTGTCCCATGTTATGAGAATCACCTCATCGAGATTGCACTCAAGGGCTGAAAAATTATTGCCACTGCTGGTGGATTACTTATTCATTCAAATTGGTAATTCAAGGGACGACG GCTTTAGCATTGCCGTTGAAGTTCTTTGTCTGGCCTTTCAAAGACTGTATACAGAGTTAGATCCACTGGAATCGACTATTGTGTGGGAATTCTTTGTCAGAAAAATAACTGATTGTGCAACTGAAAACCCATCTCATCTCAGCTGCCTATTGACCATTCTTATTTCTATGGCGCAGAGTGATAATCTTGGAAAAATTTCTG ATTACCGTTCTATACTTCAACTGGTTAATCTGCTTTTACACAAAGCTGTCATGCCTTATCATACCACGGATACCGTTGAGTTGCAGTCTGATGTCATCGATCAAGTTCTTAATCTAATGCTTTGCGTGCTTAATGCTCTCTCCAAGTCTAAAAACATGTCAGCTTTGTCTGGTGTTGCTTTGCAATGGGAACCGATATTCAAATTAAGGAGCAGAAG TTTACTGAATTTTCTCAATAATCTCCTCCATGAACCTTccatttttcatgtatttggaACAAATATTTTAAG CTCATTCAATAATTTGATAGAAATATTCGAGGAAGAAGCTGTTTATTTAATGGTAATTTTCTGTGAGAAAATTGGGGGGGAGAGCTATAATTTGTTTCGCAGAAACTCCATGGAAAATCTATCGAGAATAcacgtttttttttatgagactCTTAAGTATTGGATTGGAAACATCAATGAAGCTGTAAAAGGGAATTCAATTTCCATTCCAGTTCAACAAAGCAGGTTGGCAGTTCTTTGGGGTGTTATTGGGTGCTACAGTTATTTTGCAGATGCACAAGCAAGTTTGTCAATACTGATGGACTTGATAGATTCATTGGATGAGGTTTTGATGGCTGAATATA GCATTCAGGAAGCCACTTGGCAAACCCTAATTGGTGCTGCATTGAAAGCCTATCATAAGTTTGCATGTAGTAGGAACATTGCTCACGGCGAGGCTTCCCTTACTAGATTCTTGGATCTTGCGAAAAGATATAAGCTTTCACCACAAATTTTAGCTGTAGTAGCTGACACTTTTGATTCGGTCTTGGG GTTCGAGAGTCGAGAAGATGGAAAATCCGAATTTTATCTTCCAGAATGTATATCTGGGAATGGGTTAGATGCGTTGAACCTATTTGCCCAAAATCTCTGCCATGCCGATAAACAGATTCGCCTTTCTACCCTGCGAATATTGTGCCATTTTGAACTTTTTCATGATGACCTTTCTGCAAAAGAGTTTCCTGTCAAGAAAAGGAGAGGAGATGATTCTGTGGCTTGTCATTTGAAGGACCCGTATATTGAT GTTCTCAACCTTCTCAGATCAATTGAAAATACGCCCCTCTCAATTGCCACCAGCCGTCAAGTCATTTTACTGTTATCTAAAATACAGTTGAGTCTGAGTGCTCGGAGTGTCCCTGAACAGTATTTGCCTGCTGTTTTAAGTGGAATTGTTGGAATATTTTATAACCGATTTAGCTATGTATGGAATCCAGCATCAGAATGTCTTGCTGTCCTCATTGGCCAGTATTATAGGATGCTGTGGGACAAATATGTTATGCATCTTGATCATTGTCAGTCTGTTTTTCTAACATCTCGTGATCTATGTGGTCAAGGCGATGATGATTGCAACAAGGACTGTG GTTTGGTTGGACACTTCAAATCTAAAATCTCTATCCTGTTTGATAGCACTCCACCTGCTACTGTTTTGTCCCTCTTGATTCAATCTTTACATAAAGTTCCGTCTGCTGTAGAATCAGACAGTAGGCTAATAATAAACTTGTTTCTGAAGTTTTTGGGATACAATATTGATGAGCTCACCAG GGTTGAGTTTTATGCACTGGATCTGAAAGGGAAAGAATGGAAGTCGGTTCTTCAAGAGTGGTTAAGCTTGTTCAGACTGCTACGAAATCCAAAAGCTTTATatcaaagtattttttttaaagatgttctTCAATATAG GCTGCTTGAAGAAAATGATGCTGACATTCAGATGAAAGTTCTTGATTGTCTGCTGACCTGGAAAGATGACTTCTTACTTCCCTACAGTCAGAATCTGAAAAATCTGATCAATGCAAAATATCTAAGGGAAGAGCTTACAAGATGGAGCTTATCTAGCAAATCTATTGGTGGCATTGATGTGCAGCACAGAACTTATATAGTACCTATTGTCATACGAATACTAATACCAAAAGTTAGAAGCCTGAAAATGCTTGCTTGCCAGAAG AGTGGTGTAAGTTATCGAAGGGCTGTTCTTGGATTCTTAGCTCAGCTTGATGTTGCTGAACTTCCTCTTTTCTTCTGGCTGTTAATCAAGCCCCTACTTTCTATACATCAAGGTGAATATGAAATGAGTAAAAGTTTCTGGAGTTTGTCTGGAAGTACCAGGGATGAgttttatatatcaaatgtcATGAAGCATTTCACATCGGACTCTATAAGCACTCTGTCttggaagaaaaaatttggATTTCTTCATGTTGTTGAAGAAATCTTGGAAGTTTTTGATGTGCCACACCTTAATCCTTTTCTCGATCTGCTTGCGCACTGTGTTGTCCAGATATTAGCCAGCTGCACATCAACTCTGGGTCCTGCAAAAAGTAGTGGATTTGTTTCTGTACATGACAGTTGTAGCTTTGAAGCGGATACAGCTGAGAACAATGAAGTGGAGGGTAGAATCATG GCGAGGACAGCTGTAAAGCATTTGAAGGACTTGAGATCCTTATGCCTGAAAATCATTTATCGTTTTCTTAGCAAATATGAGGATCATGATTTCGAGAGTGCCTTTTGGGACCTGTTCTCGACATCAGTTAAACCCTTAATTGCCAATTTTGCGCAAGAAGGTGCCAGTAGCAAGAATCCGAGCTCACTATTTTATTGCTTTCTTGCTATGAGTAAAAGTAACAAACTTGTGCCCCTCTTACATGAGAATGGGAATCTTGTACCGGATATTTTTTCCATGCTTACTCTCCCTTCAGCTTCCGAAACAATTCTGTCTTGTGTTTTCAAGTTTATTATGAACTTATTGGAGCTTGATAGTGGACCGGACAGTGAAGACAATTGTGTCAAGAGAATATTGCTTCCTCACCTCGATCTTCTTATACAAAGTTTGCAGAGGTTTTTCACAAATGCAAATATTACTAAGAG GAAGTTGGCGCAGTTCCTGGGCAAGAGGGAATTTACCATTTTTAGTTTGATATCAAAATACGTAAAGGAACCGTCAGTTGCTGAAACATTCCTGGATATATTGCTCCCTCTTCTGACAAAGAAACATCAGGATTTTG ATACTTGTATTGATGTACTGAAAATCGTTCAACAAGTGGTAAAAGTGCTGGAGAGTGGAAGTAGCAAAAAAATTCTACATTCAATTACCCCGCTGCTTATTTCCTCTGGGTTGGTTGTCCGGATTGCTATATGTGATGTTCTTGATGCTATTGCTGTGAAAGATTCTTCTGTGCTTACTCTG GCAAGAATTCTTCATGAACTGAATGCATCCTCTGAAATGGAGATTGGTGGTCTTGATTATGACAAAGTAATCTGTGCTTATGATAAGATTactgttgattttttttacacCATTCAAGAGGAGCATGCATTGGTAATCTTGGCACACTCTATACAAGACATGTCATCTGAAGAGTTGATCTTAAGGCAAAGTGCTTTCAGATTATTGGTCAACTTTATCGAATTTTCTGGCAAGATCCTTAATGGATCACTAAATTCTAATGAAGTATGGTCTGTAGCTGGTATTCAGCACTTAGCAAACAATTTCATCTTGAAGCACATGGGGAATGCAATGGGGAAGGAGGGTGCTGCTCAAAAG GTATGGATTGATTTACTTCGAGAAATGGTGTTGAAACTTCCCGAGGTGGCGAGCCTTGATTCCTATAGGGCTTTGTGCAGTGATGATGCTGAACAAGATTTCTTCAACAACATAGTTCACTTACAG AAACACAGGAGAGCTAAGGCTTTGTCTCGCTTTAGAAACATTTTTGTGTCAGGAAAGCTTTCAGAG GTGATCACAAATAAAGTATTGATTCCGCTCTTTTTTGGCATATTGTTAAATTTGCGAGATGGAAAGGATGAGCATATCAGAAATGCCTGTTTGGATGCACTTGCGTCAATTTCCAGTTCCATGAAGTGGAATCAATATTATGCCTTGCTAATCAGATGCTTCCGATATATACAGCTAAAACCAGACAAGAAAAATCCTTTGTTGCGATTAGTCAGCTCTATACTTGATCACTTCCATTTCTCAGAGATGCCTTGGGTCCATGATTCTAAAGTTGCAATTTGTGATACTCTTGATCCGTATGCTGTTAACATGACTTCTTCATCGTTGTTAAATTGTTCAGGCTCTACCCAACTTCCAGTTATACAGATGTCTTTGCACAAGAATTTACTCCCCAAGATTCAGAAGTTTTTAACCTCCGACTCTGATAAAGTCAATGTAACCATCAGCCTAGTTGtactaaaacttttaaaattgctTCCTGTAGAAACCATGGAGTTGCAACTTCCGAGTATTATTCATCGCATTGCCAACTTTCTGAAAAATCGTTTGGAAAGTGTACGTGATGAAGCTAGATCTGCATTGGCTGCTTGTTTAAAGGAACTAGGTTTGGAATACTTACAATTTATTATCCAAGTCTTGAAAGGCACATTGAAGAGAGGATATGAATTGCATGTTCTTGGATATACTCTCAATTTCATGTTGTCCAAGTTTCTTATGCATCCAATTTGCGGAAAGTTGGACTACTGTTTAGAAGATCTTCTTTCTGTCATAGAAAATGATATACTTGGGGATGTTTCTGAGGAGAAGGAGGTTGAAAAGATTGCTTCCAGAATGAAAGAGACGAGAAAGCAAAAGTCTTATGAGACTCTCAAATTGATTGCCCAAAGTATCACCTTCAAGACTCATGCATTGAAACTTCTGTCACCTTTTACAATACATCTTAATAAGCAGCTCACCCAGAAAGTTAAATCAAAGTTGGAGAACATATTAAGCAATATAGCTGCTGGTATCCAATGCAATCCATCTGTGGATCAGactgatttttttgtatttacgTATGGTCTCATTGAAGACTGTATCAAGGATGAAGGTGATGAACATGAAAGTAATAAGGTAGACAAAAATGATGATGGCATCCGAGCATATCATTCTGAACGAGTAGTAAGTATTGAGCGACGCCATTCTCATTTGATAGCGGCATTCGCACTTGGGTTACTCCAGAATTACATGAAGAACCTGAAGCTTGACAAAGAGGATGAAAAACTACTGTCCCTGTTAGATCCTTTTGTCAGTTTACTGGGGCAGTGTTTGagttctaaacatgaaaatgtCACAACTACTGCAGTTAGGTGCTTGTCTCCGCTAGTGAGGTTACCTTTGCCATCTCTTCAATCTCATGCTGACGACATAAAGAATTCATTGTTGGTCATTGTACAAGGCTCCATAAATGCTAGCAGTCCACTGTCTGAGTCATGTATTAAGTTGTTGACAACACTTCTGCGAAGCACTAGAATTACTTTATCGGCTGGTCAATTATATATGCTGACCCAATTTCCCTTGTTTGTTGATCTTGCAAAGAATCCCACAATTTTCGCCCTTTCACTGTTGAAGGCTATTGTGCACCGAAAACTCGTAGTTCCTGAGATATATGATGTTGTACAGATTGTCGCAGAATTGATGGTACAAAGCCAACATGAACATATTCGTAAGAAGTGTGGTCagatttttcttcattttttgctTGACTACAATATTTCTGAAAAGCGAAAGCAACAACATCTTGATTTCTTACTTGGGAATCTGAG TTATATACATCCTAATGGAAGAGAAGCTGTCCTAGAGATGCTCCATGCTATCATAAAGAAATTTCCTCAGGAGAGAGTAGATGAACAATCTGAAACATTTTTCGTTCGTTTGGTTTTTTCGTTGGCCAGTGATAAAGATAGCAAAGTTCGTTCTATGACTGCGGCTGCGATAAAATGTCTTATTGGTCGTGTGAGTTCTCTTGGCAGCATTCTTGATTTCAGTAAGTCTTGGTACCTAGGTGATAAACAGAATCTGTGGGGTGCAGCAGCACAG GCTCTGGGTTTGTTACTGGAAGTAATGGGAGAAGGTTTCAAGGAGAACATTGGTTGTGTACTTCCTGTTACGAGAAGCATTTTGCAGTCTGCACTCAGCGCTCTTGCACATGGAGAACATAACATGTCAGACGAGCCAGTTGCTCCCTTTTGGAAGGAGGCATattattcattggttttatttgaTAAGATCCTTCATCAATTCCATGACTTGTGCTTGGATGGCGATCTTGAG GATATGTGGGAAATCATCTGTCAGTTCCTGTTGCATCCTCATTTGTGGTTACGCAACATATCGAACAGGATTTTGTCTTTGTACTTCACAGTAATTGATGCACGTACAAAAAACCATAAAATGCCAATGGAAATGTTCTTTCTGATGAAACCAAGCAGACTTTTCCTGGTAGCTGCATCTTTTTGTTCCCAACTGATGGCTCCGTTGGCAGATGATGCAGCTTGCACTACTATCATGCAAAACCTTGTGTTTTCAATTTGTCATCTCCACTCCATTTTGGGAAAGAATGCTTGCATGgatgcttctaaattctggtcCAGCCTTGAGAATTCCGCCCAAGACCAGTTTCACAAAGCTTTTACCATTCTTGATCCTTTAAAAGGAAGGAGGATACTTTTTTCTTTTACTTCTGATGTCTATGTTCAGCGTGATCAAAATCAGCATCCATTTATTTCCTATCTGCTTCAGAAATTGGGAAAATTATCATTTCAAATGGAGGCTGCTCAG ATGAAAACTGTCTTCAACTGTTTCAAAACAATTTCGCCAGAGCTTCTTGGTTACTATGGCAAGGATTCATTTATTGCATATGACGATTCTGCTAGTTATGCCTATCAAATGCTGTTGCCTGTGTACAAAGTTTGTGAAGGGTGTACCGGAAAAGTTGTTTCAG ATGATCTGAAACAGTTAGCACATGAGGTTCGCGAATGCATTAGGGTAATCATGGGGAACCATTTCATTCAAGTTTACAACCTAGTAAGAAAAAATCTCAAAGGAAAGAGGGACAAGAGGAAACAAGATGAGAAGATCATGGCTGTGGTCAATCCAGAACGAAATGCCAAGAGGAAACTTAGAATCGCAGCCAAGCATCGGAACAATAAGAGAAGGAAAATCATGTCCATGAAAATGGGAAGATGGATGCATTAA